In Syngnathoides biaculeatus isolate LvHL_M chromosome 5, ASM1980259v1, whole genome shotgun sequence, the following are encoded in one genomic region:
- the LOC133500850 gene encoding cholecystokinin-like isoform X2 codes for MNVFIYAVVFLAAVSKVSLSLPSQSLMIHDRSDGDGVMLDGPTSNHTRQARSTGALSSDQRANQPREAEEAFKTLSQLLVRLIARKGMPYQSRSSFASRASSLVPEHRINDRDYEGWMDFGRRSAEALEYS; via the exons ATGAATGTATTTATCTATGCGGTCGTCTTCCTGGCTGCTGTGTCCAAGGTCTCACTGAGTCTGCCCTCACAGTCCCTC ATGATACATGACAGATCCGACGGCGATGGCGTCATGTTGGATGGCCCGACGTCCAACCACACGCGCCAGGCCCGCTCTACTGGAGCGCTCTCCTCAGACCAGCGAGCCAACCAACCCCGGGAAGCCGAAGAGGCTTTCAAAACCTTGAGTCAGCTACTGGTCCGACTCATCGCCAGGAAAG GCATGCCCTACCAAAGCAGATCGTCATTCGCGAGCAGAGCCAGCAGTCTGGTGCCTGAGCACAGGATAAATGACCGAGATTATGAGGGCTGGATGGACTTTGGGAGGCGCAGCGCAGAAGCGTTAGAATACTCCTAA
- the LOC133500850 gene encoding cholecystokinin-like isoform X1 has translation MPAGMNVFIYAVVFLAAVSKVSLSLPSQSLMIHDRSDGDGVMLDGPTSNHTRQARSTGALSSDQRANQPREAEEAFKTLSQLLVRLIARKGMPYQSRSSFASRASSLVPEHRINDRDYEGWMDFGRRSAEALEYS, from the exons ATGCCTGCAGGCATGAATGTATTTATCTATGCGGTCGTCTTCCTGGCTGCTGTGTCCAAGGTCTCACTGAGTCTGCCCTCACAGTCCCTC ATGATACATGACAGATCCGACGGCGATGGCGTCATGTTGGATGGCCCGACGTCCAACCACACGCGCCAGGCCCGCTCTACTGGAGCGCTCTCCTCAGACCAGCGAGCCAACCAACCCCGGGAAGCCGAAGAGGCTTTCAAAACCTTGAGTCAGCTACTGGTCCGACTCATCGCCAGGAAAG GCATGCCCTACCAAAGCAGATCGTCATTCGCGAGCAGAGCCAGCAGTCTGGTGCCTGAGCACAGGATAAATGACCGAGATTATGAGGGCTGGATGGACTTTGGGAGGCGCAGCGCAGAAGCGTTAGAATACTCCTAA